Proteins from one Methanobacteriaceae archaeon genomic window:
- a CDS encoding AAA family ATPase — MKIAVTGKGGVGKTTLAGTLAVILSKNYKVYAIDADPDMNLAGSLGIHQNITPISKMKDLIKERTGAKPGSSFGEVFKINPTISDLPESLSTDYDPEGNLKILVMGTVDKGGDGCVCPASVMLKAILKNLIVKKDEMVILDMEAGIEHLGRRTAEAVDVMIIVAEPGLKSLETASRIKKLASDIGIKNVVAVINKVSSDVEEKFVTDKLAEMGVDVLGSIPRDDMVVMADMEGLPLVDYPDSAAFTSINKIAENILNYGSSINQGV; from the coding sequence ATGAAGATCGCGGTAACTGGGAAAGGTGGTGTGGGTAAAACCACACTGGCCGGTACTCTGGCTGTTATTTTATCAAAGAATTATAAAGTATATGCCATTGATGCTGATCCGGATATGAATTTAGCAGGGAGTCTGGGTATTCACCAGAATATTACCCCTATATCCAAAATGAAAGATTTAATTAAGGAAAGAACCGGTGCAAAACCAGGATCATCATTCGGTGAGGTCTTTAAGATTAATCCCACCATATCCGACCTTCCAGAGTCTCTTTCAACAGACTATGACCCTGAAGGTAATTTGAAGATCCTGGTTATGGGTACTGTGGATAAAGGTGGAGATGGATGTGTGTGCCCGGCATCGGTGATGTTGAAGGCCATTTTAAAAAATTTAATCGTTAAAAAAGATGAAATGGTTATTTTAGACATGGAAGCAGGTATAGAACATTTGGGTCGGCGTACTGCCGAAGCAGTGGATGTTATGATCATTGTTGCTGAGCCTGGGCTCAAATCTTTGGAAACTGCCAGTCGTATTAAGAAGCTGGCCTCTGATATAGGTATTAAGAATGTGGTTGCTGTAATCAACAAGGTCTCCAGTGATGTGGAAGAAAAATTTGTGACTGATAAACTGGCAGAAATGGGTGTTGACGTTTTAGGCAGTATTCCACGGGATGATATGGTTGTAATGGCTGATATGGAAGGTCTTCCATTGGTTGATTACCCTGATTCGGCTGCTTTTACTTCCATCAACAAAATTGCAGAAAATATTTTGAATTATGGCTCCTCAATTAATCAGGGAGTATGA
- a CDS encoding peptidylprolyl isomerase, which translates to MPVKNGDFIKLEYTGKIIETGDIFDTTNEELAEEKGIHSDKKTYGPISVIVGGGHLLKGMENALVDMEAGEEKTIELPPEEAFGARDPKLMQLVPMSEFKKQGIKPQVGMAITSQGNTGIVRSVSGGRVRLDFNHELAGKNLEYQIKVVEIIEDDTEKVKSLIDLHYPNPNLDSEKHKIEIDDDKVVIAMDEMAKFDQRPYMDVTMARFRIARDIQDNMDITTVEFVDSFVKKDEVQESTEESPAEEVSTEKTANEVVSAEDVSTEELATEEISAEEVSTEEVPEKLPEDEGKE; encoded by the coding sequence ATGCCAGTGAAGAATGGAGACTTTATAAAGCTTGAATACACTGGAAAGATTATTGAAACCGGTGATATCTTTGACACAACCAATGAAGAATTAGCAGAGGAAAAAGGAATACATTCAGACAAGAAAACTTACGGACCCATCTCAGTAATTGTAGGTGGTGGTCATTTACTCAAAGGCATGGAAAATGCACTGGTGGATATGGAAGCAGGTGAAGAAAAAACCATAGAATTACCCCCAGAAGAAGCATTCGGTGCACGCGACCCTAAACTAATGCAGTTAGTTCCCATGTCTGAATTCAAAAAGCAGGGTATAAAACCACAGGTAGGAATGGCTATAACCTCCCAAGGAAACACAGGTATAGTACGCAGTGTCAGTGGGGGGCGAGTTAGACTTGACTTTAACCACGAACTGGCTGGTAAAAACCTGGAGTACCAGATTAAAGTGGTTGAGATCATTGAAGATGACACAGAAAAAGTCAAAAGCTTAATTGACCTGCACTACCCTAACCCTAACCTGGACTCTGAAAAGCATAAAATCGAAATTGACGATGATAAAGTGGTTATTGCCATGGATGAAATGGCTAAATTCGACCAGCGCCCTTACATGGACGTGACCATGGCCCGATTCCGCATAGCACGGGACATCCAGGATAACATGGACATTACTACTGTAGAATTTGTGGACTCATTTGTTAAGAAAGATGAAGTACAAGAGTCTACAGAAGAATCTCCTGCAGAAGAAGTTTCTACAGAAAAAACCGCTAATGAAGTAGTCTCTGCAGAAGATGTTTCTACTGAAGAATTAGCTACTGAGGAAATCTCTGCTGAGGAGGTTTCTACTGAAGAAGTTCCAGAGAAACTACCTGAAGATGAAGGTAAAGAATAA
- the serS gene encoding serine--tRNA ligase, translated as MKFTLEGEVLLSKEADEALDDIAGFVEEANQELFLKGVPHDQKDDASRIVEWNLSGNRLQLQIVSGRRGRAHDALLRIKKPLTHLLGPEYHIGVRKITVNQYIIEIPSPEMVDVDHMPYVDETSFEDGKMVIKFQKLEEGDLRKHVVDRVVKQVLAETENILEESDENADDILTRQVTKIEPGTIVGRSQKFSVFFEGDPTEEAAKQGWVKKFPGKGQWFYGPKFIALQRAIEDIFMDALVEKLEFYECMWPKLIPIPVMNKMRYLEGLPEGMYYCSAPRRDPEVFKKFKNELLIKKEVPIERLKDGLKDPSYVLAPAQCEPFYEFFSHEVLDEKDLPIKLFDKSGWTYRWEAGGAKGLDRVHEFQRIELVWLGMPEQVEEIRDATLEISQKLANQMELEWYTEIGDDPFYLEGRKVEERGIEFPDVPKYEMRVVVPGADKGVAAVSANVHGTHFTEGFSIKETHNHTLWTGCTGIGITRWLFGFLAQKGFDKTNWPDIVRDRVKTTPTPKVLTWP; from the coding sequence ATGAAATTCACATTAGAAGGAGAAGTTTTACTAAGCAAAGAGGCTGATGAAGCTTTAGATGATATTGCTGGCTTTGTTGAAGAGGCTAACCAGGAGCTATTTCTTAAGGGAGTGCCCCATGACCAGAAGGATGATGCTTCCCGTATTGTGGAGTGGAATCTTTCTGGTAACAGACTCCAACTCCAGATAGTCTCCGGTAGAAGAGGCAGAGCTCATGACGCGCTACTACGGATTAAAAAACCTTTAACTCATCTATTAGGGCCTGAATACCACATTGGTGTTCGTAAAATCACTGTAAACCAGTATATTATTGAAATCCCCTCTCCTGAGATGGTTGATGTTGACCATATGCCGTATGTGGATGAAACCTCATTTGAAGATGGGAAAATGGTTATAAAATTCCAGAAACTGGAAGAAGGAGATCTCAGAAAGCATGTGGTGGACCGGGTTGTTAAACAGGTGCTGGCTGAAACCGAAAATATCCTAGAAGAATCAGATGAAAATGCCGATGATATTTTAACACGACAGGTTACCAAGATAGAACCCGGAACCATCGTTGGGCGCAGCCAGAAGTTTTCAGTGTTTTTTGAAGGTGATCCTACTGAGGAAGCAGCTAAACAGGGTTGGGTGAAGAAATTCCCTGGTAAAGGACAGTGGTTCTACGGACCCAAATTCATTGCCCTGCAACGAGCCATAGAAGATATATTTATGGATGCCTTGGTGGAAAAACTGGAATTCTATGAATGCATGTGGCCCAAACTTATCCCCATCCCTGTGATGAATAAAATGCGTTACCTGGAAGGACTCCCTGAGGGGATGTACTACTGCAGTGCACCCCGTCGTGACCCTGAGGTATTTAAGAAATTCAAGAACGAGCTTTTAATAAAAAAAGAAGTTCCAATAGAGCGTTTGAAGGATGGTTTGAAGGATCCTTCCTATGTTCTGGCACCAGCTCAGTGTGAACCGTTCTATGAGTTCTTCAGCCACGAAGTTCTCGATGAAAAGGACTTACCCATAAAACTCTTTGATAAAAGCGGATGGACCTATCGCTGGGAAGCTGGGGGAGCTAAAGGCCTGGATCGTGTGCATGAATTTCAGCGCATTGAACTGGTATGGTTAGGAATGCCAGAGCAGGTAGAGGAGATTCGTGATGCTACCTTAGAAATATCCCAAAAACTGGCTAACCAGATGGAACTGGAGTGGTACACCGAGATAGGTGATGACCCCTTCTATCTGGAAGGTAGGAAGGTGGAAGAACGGGGCATAGAATTCCCTGATGTTCCTAAATATGAGATGCGAGTAGTGGTGCCAGGTGCAGATAAAGGAGTGGCCGCAGTTTCTGCCAATGTACACGGGACCCATTTCACGGAAGGTTTCTCAATTAAAGAAACCCATAATCACACCTTATGGACTGGTTGCACAGGAATTGGTATAACCAGATGGCTGTTCGGTTTCCTAGCCCAAAAAGGTTTTGATAAAACAAACTGGCCTGATATAGTAAGAGATAGAGTGAAAACTACACCCACACCTAAGGTTTTAACCTGGCCATGA